The following proteins come from a genomic window of Drosophila sulfurigaster albostrigata strain 15112-1811.04 chromosome X, ASM2355843v2, whole genome shotgun sequence:
- the LOC133847790 gene encoding cytochrome P450 4g1 produces the protein MSVETVQETLQQATSAGGFGLNPLLTGLVGTLVVMALYEYWHRNTREYKMVANIPTPPTLPLLGQAHLVVGLSNADILAVGLGYLNKYGETMKAWLGNVLLVFLTNPNDIELILSGHQHLTKAEEYRYFKPWFGDGLLISNGHHWRHHRKMIAPTFHQSILKSFVPTFVEHSKAVSARMGKEAGKTFDVHDYMSQTTVDILLSTAMGVKKLPEGNKSFEYAQAVVDMCDIIHKRQVKLLYRLDSIYKFTKLREKGDRMMNIILGMTRNVVKDRKDNFQPEARAIVEEVEQTQSVKQPAEGLRDDLDDIDENDVGAKRRLALLDAMVEMAKNPDIEWNEKDIMDEVNTIMFEGHDTTSAGSSFALCMMGIHKDIQERVFAEQKAIFGDQMQRDCTFADTMEMKYLERVILETLRLYPPVPVIARRLDHDVKLTSGPYTVPKGTTVAVLQYCVHRRADIYPNPTKFDPDNFLPERMANRHYYSFIPFSAGPRSCVGRKYAMLKLKVLLSTVVRNFIVHSNETEADFKLQADIILKLENGFNISLEQRKYPTVA, from the coding sequence ATGTCGGTGGAAACGGTGCAGGAGACGCTGCAGCAGGCGACCAGTGCCGGTGGCTTTGGATTGAATCCACTGCTCACCGGTCTCGTTGGCACCCTGGTTGTGATGGCCCTCTACGAGTATTGGCATCGCAACACCCGCGAATACAAGATGGTCGCCAATATCCCTACGCCACCCACATTACCGCTGTTGGGACAGGCTCACTTGGTGGTCGGTTTGAGTAATGCGGACATCTTGGCTGTCGGACTGGGTTATCTGAACAAATATGGCGAAACGATGAAGGCTTGGCTGGGCAATGTGTTGCTCGTCTTCCTCACCAATCCCAATGATATTGAGTTGATCCTGAGCGGACATCAGCATCTGACCAAGGCTGAGGAATATAGATATTTCAAGCCCTGGTTCGGTGATGGTTTGCTCATCAGTAACGGTCATCATTGGCGCCATCATCGCAAGATGATTGCCCCAACGTTCCATCAGAGCATCCTCAAGAGCTTTGTGCCCACCTTCGTCGAACACTCGAAGGCGGTGTCCGCTCGCATGGGCAAGGAGGCGGGCAAGACGTTCGATGTCCACGATTACATGTCCCAAACGACTGTCGACATTCTGCTCTCCACGGCGATGGGTGTGAAGAAGCTGCCCGAGGGCAACAAGAGTTTCGAATACGCTCAGGCTGTGGTCGATATGTGCGACATCATCCACAAGCGTCAGGTGAAGCTGCTGTATCGCTTGGACTCGATCTACAAGTTCACCAAGCTGCGTGAGAAGGGCGATCGCATGATGAACATCATTTTGGGTATGACCCGGAATGTGGTGAAGGATCGCAAGGATAATTTCCAGCCCGAAGCACGCGCCATTGTCGAGGAGGTCGAACAGACGCAGTCCGTGAAGCAACCGGCGGAGGGATTACGCGACGATCTGGATGACATCGATGAGAACGATGTGGGTGCCAAGCGTCGGTTGGCGCTGCTCGATGCCATGGTTGAGATGGCCAAGAATCCCGATATCGAGTGGAATGAAAAGGATATTATGGATGAGGTGAATACGATCATGTTCGAGGGACACGACACCACATCGGCTGGCTCCAGCTTTGCCCTCTGCATGATGGGCATCCACAAGGACATCCAGGAGCGTGTCTTTGCCGAACAGAAGGCCATCTTTGGCGATCAAATGCAACGCGATTGCACCTTTGCCGATACCATGGAAATGAAATACCTGGAGCGTGTCATCCTCGAAACCTTGCGGTTGTATCCTCCAGTACCCGTGATTGCTCGTCGTCTCGATCACGATGTGAAGCTCACAAGCGGTCCCTATACGGTGCCCAAGGGTACCACGGTCGCTGTGCTCCAATATTGTGTGCATCGTCGTGCCGATATCTATCCCAATCCGACCAAATTCGATCCCGATAACTTCCTGCCCGAACGCATGGCAAATCGTCATTACTACAGCTTCATTCCCTTCAGCGCTGGGCCACGCAGTTGTGTGGGTCGCAAGTATGCCATGCTGAAGCTGAAGGTCCTGCTTTCGACGGTGGTGCGCAATTTCATTGTCCACTCGAACGAAACGGAGGCGGACTTTAAGCTTCAGGCTGATATCATTCTGAAGCTCGAGAATGGTTTCAACATCTCGTTGGAGCAGCGTAAATATCCCACAGTCGCGTAG
- the LOC133849205 gene encoding achaete-scute complex protein T8 — MAALSFSPSPPPATTTQRSSNTSSNSNHNHSKENNTGHQQVKSLGVSKPFQKMTVHNVLSESGANALQQQHFSNQNTIIRKIKDFGMLGTVHNATAATTPTAASATATSSTTRKRPLGDAKCNVNGANKTPAATKRTKLSKKSQQQSQQQQQPQQQQQPQPKPLTLRQQEKLELINRPAGTPGRKGLPLPQAVARRNARERNRVKQVNNGFAALRERIPEEVSEAFEAQGAGRGASKKLSKVETLRMAVEYIRSLERLLGFDFPPLGCSNSNSSSSGDDSFMFIKDEFDGLDEQFDDSLSNYELDAPHLDDSQAMATTMLDGNAIAAEPTTTEEELLPSVTTLNGLQYVRIPGTSTYQLLTPDMLTASGLGAGSQDSSSLDEEHFNALIATNCLSSSSNGVAAAPAAPSNGECVKFTSTLSRSPVPLTTTTSPSSSPATTTETRRSSSSLHQPPNDDDDAAAAAAAVAVAVAVSPVAVAVANELLLQACAAQQQQQQQQQQQQLLHQQRQQQLIKQEYSEGDFRHVANNNNNCNSPPAINNNNNFQQQQQQHQILCSPVLPAFYDQEPATSFYDNVVVGLPSFKKEFTDVLHDQSTNTAGGCLSDESMIDAIDWWEAHTPKSDAGLA; from the coding sequence ATGGCTGCTTTAAGCTTCAGCCCATCGCCaccgccagcaacaacaacccaacgcagcagcaacacctcctccaacagcaaccacaaccacagcaaGGAGAACAACACGGGACATCAGCAAGTGAAATCGTTGGGTGTCAGCAAACCGTTTCAAAAGATGACCGTTCACAATGTGCTAAGCGAAAGCGGCGCCAATgcgttgcagcaacaacattttagCAATCAAAACACCATCATACGGAAAATCAAGGACTTTGGCATGCTCGGTACCGTGCACAatgcgacagcagcaaccacaccaacagcagcatcagcaacagcaacatcatcgaCAACACGCAAGCGACCGCTGGGCGATGCCAAGTGCAATGTGAATGGCGCCAATAAGACGCCAGCGGCAACCAAACGCACCAAGCTCAGCAAAAAGAGTCAGCAacaatcacagcagcagcaacaacctcagcaacaacaacaacctcaaCCAAAGCCACTCACGTTGCGTCAGCAGGAGAAACTGGAGCTGATCAATCGACCAGCGGGAACACCAGGACGCAAAGGTTTGCCACTGCCACAAGCGGTGGCAAGGCGCAACGCCCGCGAACGCAATCGCGTGAAGCAGGTGAACAATGGATTTGCAGCGCTACGGGAACGCATTCCCGAAGAGGTGTCCGAGGCATTTGAGGCCCAAGGCGCCGGACGTGGCGCCAGCAAGAAACTCTCCAAGGTGGAAACATTGCGCATGGCCGTCGAGTACATTCGTAGCTTGGAACGTTTGCTGGGCTTCGACTTTCCGCCGCTTGGCTGCAGCAATTCAAATAGTTCGTCGAGTGGCGATGATAGCTTCATGTTCATCAAGGATGAGTTCGATGGCCTCGACGAGCAATTCGATGATTCGCTGAGCAACTATGAGTTGGATGCACCGCATTTGGATGACTCCCAAGCGATGGCAACAACGATGCTCGATGGCAATGCCATTGCAGCAgagccaacaacaacggaGGAGGAGTTGCTGCCGAGTGTGACAACGTTGAATGGTTTGCAATATGTGCGAATTCCGGGCACAAGCACGTATCAGCTGCTAACGCCGGATATGCTGACGGCGAGTGGACTCGGAGCTGGCTCACAGGATAGCTCCAGTTTGGATGAGGAGCATTTTAATGCATTAATTGCCACAAATTgcctgagcagcagcagcaacggtgTTGCAGCTGCGCCAGCTGCCCCAAGCAACGGTGAATGTGTAAAATTTACCTCGACTTTATCGCGATCGCCCGTgccactaacaacaacaaccagtcCCAGCAGctcgccagcaacaacaacagaaacacgACGCAGCAGTTCATCATTGCATCAACCACCgaatgacgacgacgacgccgccgctgctgccgccgctgttgcagttgcagttgcagtttcacctgtcgccgttgccgttgctaaTGAACTCTTGTTGCAGGCGTGTgccgcacaacaacaacaacaacagcagcagcagcagcaacaactgctaCATCAACAACGTCAGCAGCAACTGATCAAACAGGAATACAGCGAGGGCGATTTTAGGCATgtcgccaacaacaacaacaactgcaattctCCACCagcaatcaacaacaacaacaacttccagcaacaacaacagcaacaccaaatACTTTGCTCCCCCGTGTTGCCCGCTTTCTATGACCAAGAACCGGCGACTTCATTCTACGATAATGTCGTTGTCGGTTTGCCCAGCTTCAAAAAGGAATTCACCGATGTCCTGCACGATCAATCGACCAACACCGCCGGCGGTTGTCTCTCCGATGAGAGCATGATCGATGCCATCGACTGGTGGGAGGCTCACACACCCAAATCGGATGCCGGCTTAGCTTAA